ACTGGAGTAGCATCAATGGGGCCGGCGATCACAGTTTTTCCCGTTGCGCTCGCGATGAAATCCATCAGAAGATCGTTTCTCACTGCCCCTCCCACAATGTGTATCTTCTCATACCTTTTCCCCGTGAGACTTTCTATCTGTTCCACGATCCACCTACTGTTGAAGGCGAGGGACTCAAAGATGAGACGGGAGATTTCTCCTATGTTGTCCAAAACCCTCTGACCTGTCTTTTCGAGGTAATCTCTGATTCTCTTCAACATGTTTCCAGGGTGGAGAAATTCTTCTCTGTCCGGATCAAGGAACACCTGGAACTTCGGGCTATTCTCAGCAATCTTCACGATATCGGAGTAATCTCTTCTCCACACCCTGTTGCATTCCTCGAGTAACCACATGCCCGTTGTGTTCTTCAGAAATCTAATTTTCCCGTATCCTCTTTCGTTCGTGAAGTTTCTCTTCATCGCTTCCTCTGTCAAGAGGGGTTTGTTCAGCTCTGTTCCTATGAGAAACCAGGTTCCAGAGCTGATGTAGATTCCATCTTCTTCGAACGGCACGGCCACGACAGCGGAGGCAGTATCATGACAGGTGGTAGCGATCACTTTCACATTCCTCTTCATCCTGCATTTTCCCAAGACAGTCCCTGGTGGTACCACTTCCGGGAAGATTTCAGTTGGGATGGAAAGCTTTTCCAGAACGTTGAAGGCCCACTTTTCTTTCGGAACGCTGTAACATTGAGAGGTACTGGCGATTGTCTGCTCACTCACCATTTCGCCAGAAAGCCAGAGATTGAACACGTCAGGTATCATCAGAAAACCACTGGCGATCTTCAGGAAAGGATCACCTTCGAGTACCATTGAGTAGAGCTGGTAGAGCGTGTTTATCTCCATGAACTGGATCCCTGTTTCTCTGTAGACTTCTTCCTTCGGCACAACCTTGAGCACTTTTTCCATAACCCCTTTTGTTCTGATGTCTCTGTAGTGGTATGGAAGGGAGATGAGTCTTCCTTTCCCGTCGAACAGTGCAAAGTCCACTCCCCAGGTGTCAATCCCCACAGCCTGTGCATCCGACGATTCCAGAACGCTTCTTATCTCCTCGTAGAATTTCGGAAGGTTCCACAGAAAGTGTTCTCTATCTCTTCCTGGAAGAAAAATCCCTTCCGTTCGAAACCTCTTCAACTCCTTCACCGTTAACTTTTCTTTCAACGCTACCTCATAGATCTTCCCGTTCGTTGCCCCAAGATCTATTGCAAGCACCTTCATAGCCATCCCTCCGGAACACCCGTTGGATCCCTTCCAAGGCTGAGCACCTTCAGGAGGATCTCCGCCGCCTTCTCCAGGATCTCGACTTTGTCGTAGGCCTCCGAGACGTCTTTTCCGAACGCGACGACCCCGTGTTTGTCCCACAGGACGGCGTCTTTGCCCTGGGACTTTTCAACAGTCTTCAAACCGAGCTCCACACTCCCCGGTTTTTCGAACTCGATCACAGAGATCCCTTGTGGAAAAAAGATGAGGACCTCCGGATGTATCCTCATCATCTTCGACAAGAGCGTGTGAAAATCTTTCAGGTTCATCAGCGTGAGAAGGTTCAGGGGGTGTGTGTGAACGATCGCTCTTTTCTCCGAGTTCATCTCCTTGAACCTCGCTTGGATCATCAGATGCGTTGGAAATTCGCTGGTGGGTTTCCCTTCTCCGTGGAGTATCTCGTAGTACTTTCCGGGAAGGATGTGGAGAAGGCAGATCTTGCTTTCGTCCTCGCAGATTTCTCTCATTCTCGATCCCGTTGCTGTGATCAGAAGGTACATCTCAGGACCATCGTACTCGAAACCATACGCCTCCACAGACTTCACTTTGTAACTGGATGGCACTTCATCGACCCGAACAGAGATGTTTCCCGCGTTTGCCTCAGAAAGACCTTTCATAGCAAGCCAGTAAGCAATCTTTTGAATCTCCTTTACAACTTCTCTCATCTTCTCTCTTCCCTTCTCTTCTTCATGTAGTCTCCCTTCCTGAATTTTTTTATCGGATCTTCCGGGAGGTTTTTTCGCTTTCTGTACTCCCTCAGAAGAGGTCTCACATCCGTTCGGAAGGCGTCCAACAAGATCTCCTCTGCCTCCACCACATCGCACTTTCTCTGGGCCTCTTTCAGGCATTCTTCGTCGATGAGGAGAGCCTTTGCAAAGAGTTCCTGAGCCACCACAACGGATTGTATCATCGCGAGGATTTTCGGCTTCGTGATGTGCGCCTGATCGAACATGAGCACAACTTTCTTTGCGAAATCTGAAAGCTCGGGGTCTCTCCTGGCGAAGACGATCTCTTTGAAGATCAGGAACACCTCGTAAGGGTTTATGGAAGCAATCGTGAGGTCGTCGTCCGCGTACTTTCTGTTGTTCAAATGAAACCCACCAAGTTTTCTCTCCGAAAGCAAGGTTGACACGATGTACTCTATGTTCGTTCCCTGGGCATGGTGTCCCAGGTCAACAAGCACAAGCGCCCGCTCGCCCAGTTTCTCCGAGAGGAGATAACTCGTTCCCCAATCTGGTATATCCGTGTGATAGAAGGCAGGTTCGAAGAACTTGTACTCTATGAAGAGGTACATGTCTTCTGGCATGCTTTCGTAAATGTATTTAAGAGACTCTTCGAGTCTCTTCTTTCTAGAACGGAAATCGTCCTGTCCAGGATAGTCCGTTCCGTCTGCAAGCCACAGACTGATCACCTTCGAACCCGTTTTCTCTGCTATATCCACACATTCCATCACGTGTGCGATCGCTTTCTTTCTGGTCTTTTCACTGGGGTTGGTGAGGCTTCCATACTTGTAGTCTGGATCCTGAAAGAGATTTGGGTTGATGGCTCCTA
The sequence above is a segment of the Thermotoga sp. genome. Coding sequences within it:
- a CDS encoding rhamnulokinase family protein; protein product: MKVLAIDLGATNGKIYEVALKEKLTVKELKRFRTEGIFLPGRDREHFLWNLPKFYEEIRSVLESSDAQAVGIDTWGVDFALFDGKGRLISLPYHYRDIRTKGVMEKVLKVVPKEEVYRETGIQFMEINTLYQLYSMVLEGDPFLKIASGFLMIPDVFNLWLSGEMVSEQTIASTSQCYSVPKEKWAFNVLEKLSIPTEIFPEVVPPGTVLGKCRMKRNVKVIATTCHDTASAVVAVPFEEDGIYISSGTWFLIGTELNKPLLTEEAMKRNFTNERGYGKIRFLKNTTGMWLLEECNRVWRRDYSDIVKIAENSPKFQVFLDPDREEFLHPGNMLKRIRDYLEKTGQRVLDNIGEISRLIFESLAFNSRWIVEQIESLTGKRYEKIHIVGGAVRNDLLMDFIASATGKTVIAGPIDATPVGNALAQFIAMGEIKDLDEAREIVRRSFELKVFEPKNSEEWDEKYEEWRKYKAMEV
- the rhaD gene encoding rhamnulose-1-phosphate aldolase, which codes for MREVVKEIQKIAYWLAMKGLSEANAGNISVRVDEVPSSYKVKSVEAYGFEYDGPEMYLLITATGSRMREICEDESKICLLHILPGKYYEILHGEGKPTSEFPTHLMIQARFKEMNSEKRAIVHTHPLNLLTLMNLKDFHTLLSKMMRIHPEVLIFFPQGISVIEFEKPGSVELGLKTVEKSQGKDAVLWDKHGVVAFGKDVSEAYDKVEILEKAAEILLKVLSLGRDPTGVPEGWL
- the rhaI gene encoding L-rhamnose isomerase, producing the protein MEKFFKELDELKFELPSWAFSDTGTRFAVFHEEGAARNVFERIEDAALVHELTGCCPSVALHIPWDRVEDWEELKEFAKEKGLKIGAINPNLFQDPDYKYGSLTNPSEKTRKKAIAHVMECVDIAEKTGSKVISLWLADGTDYPGQDDFRSRKKRLEESLKYIYESMPEDMYLFIEYKFFEPAFYHTDIPDWGTSYLLSEKLGERALVLVDLGHHAQGTNIEYIVSTLLSERKLGGFHLNNRKYADDDLTIASINPYEVFLIFKEIVFARRDPELSDFAKKVVLMFDQAHITKPKILAMIQSVVVAQELFAKALLIDEECLKEAQRKCDVVEAEEILLDAFRTDVRPLLREYRKRKNLPEDPIKKFRKGDYMKKRREERR